The Gammaproteobacteria bacterium genome includes a window with the following:
- a CDS encoding ATP-grasp domain-containing protein translates to MSKQRLMILGGGVQQAALYRRALAMGLEVFGVDPDPRCACRALANGFHVADLRDESTLTEIARRIGIAGVVTVAADYPVQGLAAIVHALGLLGLSRETALACTDKARMRQTLNQAAIAIPDFQICEDRADVDTILQESPDGLVLKPTGGSGSKGVRFLHFGTPARDVSAAFQEAAAFSQSGQVLAEQYITGPEYSVEAVNVDGEPHVIAITRKQTSGPPHFVETGHDVPASLSAAESSAIQQCAKGAINSLGIVNGASHTEIIVDGGTPKIIEVAARLGGGYINSDLIPLATGVDMLGAAINVALGRTPDLSVTRNAGASIRFFQPRAGTVQKIDLRDAVEIPGAVKIDPILAVGDRVSELRDSRDRRGFVISMAANQIESARIAELVVSTVIIETTDP, encoded by the coding sequence ATGAGCAAGCAGCGATTAATGATCCTGGGCGGAGGCGTGCAACAGGCGGCTCTTTACCGGCGTGCCCTTGCCATGGGGCTGGAGGTATTCGGCGTGGATCCCGATCCCCGCTGTGCTTGTCGTGCGCTGGCCAATGGTTTCCATGTTGCCGACCTGAGGGATGAATCGACGCTGACAGAAATAGCACGGCGGATTGGGATCGCCGGAGTGGTGACAGTGGCTGCAGACTATCCGGTGCAAGGGCTCGCCGCGATCGTCCATGCGCTGGGGTTACTGGGCCTGAGTCGCGAGACTGCGCTGGCCTGCACCGACAAGGCACGGATGCGGCAGACCCTGAATCAAGCTGCAATCGCCATCCCGGACTTTCAGATCTGCGAAGATCGCGCCGACGTCGATACAATCCTGCAGGAAAGCCCCGACGGATTAGTGCTCAAACCAACAGGCGGTTCCGGCAGCAAAGGGGTTCGGTTCCTGCATTTCGGGACACCGGCACGCGATGTTTCGGCCGCGTTTCAGGAGGCTGCCGCTTTCAGTCAAAGCGGTCAGGTGCTGGCCGAGCAATATATAACAGGTCCTGAATACTCGGTAGAAGCTGTTAACGTCGATGGCGAACCCCACGTCATAGCCATCACCCGCAAACAGACCTCGGGCCCGCCGCACTTTGTAGAGACGGGGCACGATGTGCCGGCGTCGCTGAGTGCGGCTGAAAGCAGCGCGATCCAACAGTGTGCAAAGGGCGCAATTAATTCACTGGGCATTGTGAACGGCGCATCGCATACCGAGATAATTGTCGATGGCGGCACACCGAAAATTATCGAAGTTGCGGCCCGCCTGGGAGGTGGCTATATCAACTCGGACCTGATACCGCTGGCAACCGGCGTGGATATGTTGGGTGCAGCCATCAATGTTGCGCTTGGCCGTACACCAGATCTTAGCGTGACACGAAACGCCGGGGCATCGATCCGGTTTTTCCAACCGCGAGCTGGTACAGTACAGAAAATCGACCTGCGCGACGCCGTTGAGATACCTGGAGCCGTCAAAATAGACCCAATTCTCGCCGTCGGCGACCGGGTCAGCGAACTACGCGATTCGAGAGACCGTCGGGGCTTCGTGATTTCCATGGCTGCCAATCAGATCGAATCTGCCAGGATCGCGGAGCTCGTTGTGTCGACCGTCATCATCGAAACTACAGACCCATGA
- a CDS encoding TDP-N-acetylfucosamine:lipid II N-acetylfucosaminyltransferase, translating into MSFNILHIAPDDKFIPLQRDLFEAAYPTQNKFRVLPGGAGRLVHCETNDHLSAVDAGYFSSAMVNEDLAACDCVVFHSIRPEFASMFEKIPERKLVVWSAWGQEYAPLLIERHGEVVLDASRRLHLSSRLTTSLKGLRFNELFRRLAKRVRGGSPTVAALRDIASRIDVASVNILDLPRLREVLTDFDPQHHLLQYYTTENTFAPGPVRMSGPDVLLGNSATPTNNHVEAFDVLRKLDLRGRRVITPLSYGNEDYSDRVCKLGAEMLGDAFVPLRDFLTVEEFNEQIKDCGTVVMNHIRQQAIGTICAALTKHARVYLRPDSVLFRYFCDQGVAIHSIVDLTEQATGKLFDEPAGSRNARIIGDYWSRERAIARIRDLETFAGRAALRRSA; encoded by the coding sequence GTGTCGTTTAACATCCTTCATATAGCGCCCGACGACAAGTTTATACCGCTGCAACGTGACCTGTTTGAGGCGGCTTATCCGACGCAAAACAAGTTTCGCGTGCTCCCTGGCGGAGCAGGGCGCCTGGTGCACTGTGAGACCAATGATCACCTGTCTGCCGTCGATGCGGGATACTTTTCTTCGGCCATGGTCAATGAGGATCTGGCTGCCTGCGATTGCGTTGTTTTTCATTCAATACGCCCGGAATTTGCGAGCATGTTCGAAAAGATCCCGGAGCGGAAGCTGGTGGTTTGGAGCGCCTGGGGGCAGGAATACGCACCGCTGCTGATTGAACGTCATGGTGAGGTTGTCCTCGACGCAAGTCGTCGGCTGCATCTGTCGTCTCGACTCACGACTTCGCTGAAAGGACTGCGTTTTAATGAATTGTTCCGACGGCTGGCAAAGCGCGTGCGCGGTGGTTCCCCGACCGTGGCGGCGTTGCGTGACATAGCAAGTCGAATTGATGTCGCCAGTGTCAATATCCTGGACTTGCCGCGGCTGCGAGAGGTGCTCACTGATTTTGACCCACAGCATCATCTGCTGCAGTACTACACAACAGAGAATACGTTTGCGCCTGGACCCGTGCGAATGTCCGGTCCCGATGTGCTCCTTGGTAATTCGGCTACTCCGACGAATAATCATGTCGAGGCATTCGATGTACTGCGGAAACTGGATCTACGCGGCCGGCGGGTAATAACGCCACTGAGCTATGGCAATGAAGATTATTCAGATCGGGTTTGTAAACTTGGCGCAGAAATGCTGGGTGATGCATTCGTACCACTGCGTGATTTCCTCACCGTCGAGGAGTTTAACGAACAGATCAAAGACTGCGGTACGGTGGTCATGAACCACATAAGGCAACAGGCAATCGGCACTATCTGTGCTGCACTTACAAAGCACGCTCGCGTGTACCTCAGGCCCGACAGTGTATTGTTCCGTTACTTCTGTGATCAGGGCGTGGCAATTCATTCTATTGTTGACCTCACCGAGCAGGCGACCGGCAAACTTTTCGATGAACCTGCCGGCAGCAGGAATGCGAGGATTATCGGCGACTACTGGAGTCGTGAGAGAGCTATTGCGCGTATAAGGGATCTGGAGACTTTTGCGGGACGCGCTGCTTTGCGTCGCTCGGCCTAG
- a CDS encoding sugar transferase: MTETVAARSFLPRFKVLTGKPYAAIKRGLDLALVLVTAPITLPLMLLVALAIKLEDPRGSVLFFQQRTGIGGRRFTMFKFRTMVADAEKLKTELARQNKLAWPDFKVVNDPRITRVGKILRKTSLDEIPQLINVLLGDMSLVGPRPTSFKPDTYKLWQSARLEVRPGLTGLWQIAGRGHLEFEERVRLDILYIRNRSLMLDIMIMLFTIPAALKGA; this comes from the coding sequence ATGACTGAAACCGTTGCCGCTCGATCTTTTCTGCCGAGATTCAAGGTTCTCACCGGAAAACCGTATGCCGCCATCAAGCGAGGTCTGGACCTCGCGCTGGTTCTTGTAACCGCGCCAATTACCTTGCCGCTCATGTTGCTGGTGGCCCTGGCGATCAAACTCGAGGACCCGCGGGGGTCCGTGCTGTTTTTTCAACAGCGCACCGGTATCGGGGGACGCCGCTTTACCATGTTCAAATTCCGCACCATGGTCGCGGACGCCGAGAAGCTCAAAACAGAGCTGGCCCGGCAGAACAAGCTGGCCTGGCCCGACTTCAAGGTGGTCAATGACCCGCGCATCACGCGCGTGGGCAAGATACTAAGAAAAACCAGCCTCGATGAAATACCCCAGCTTATTAACGTGCTCCTGGGCGATATGTCTCTCGTTGGCCCTCGGCCAACGTCTTTCAAGCCGGATACGTACAAGCTCTGGCAAAGTGCCCGTCTGGAGGTGCGTCCAGGATTGACCGGGCTGTGGCAGATCGCCGGTCGTGGACATCTGGAGTTTGAGGAGCGTGTACGCCTGGATATCCTCTACATCCGTAACCGATCGCTGATGCTTGATATTATGATCATGCTGTTTACCATTCCCGCCGCGCTGAAAGGCGCCTAG
- a CDS encoding AAA family ATPase has protein sequence MYAEYYKLTEEPFPVTPDPTYLFLSNSHKEALASIVYGIENRRGFVAIVGEVGTGKTTILQAYLDTVDKESTSVIYVYDPQVTFEELIVFVAAELGITIREGASRSAIVTEIHFALVRAFRSGRTVILVIDEAQNIPVTTLESLRLLSNIETKRSKLLQIVMAGQPELEQLLARQELRQLHQRIAVKSTIVPLTTEESRDYINDRIEAVALERRQIFDERALNRIIKFAGGIPRLINIACDAVLMNGYGHGAWIITDQVAKEALATLEQPAARPLLPYWKIASGLAAAALVALVTLRLTTLSQTPTAQSVSQAPVAQPAAEREQHVFVDPVVTKSQRDTDTMVAIEQKPIAAPAAIDTPDEATISGRKANESDAVVSREVKSAPVSESVLAAIPDSVLPVAAPLESDAVFRVKWDPENLPDAGFPMQRLIRRGEMISQICLDIYGFAGPELYDLLRKRNSGLSDIHDISPGQTIVLPRLTAELQSLREQYIKRKLRRRARRMADAS, from the coding sequence ATGTATGCTGAGTACTACAAGCTCACCGAAGAACCGTTCCCGGTCACGCCGGATCCGACCTATTTGTTTCTCAGTAACAGCCACAAAGAGGCGCTCGCGTCTATTGTGTACGGGATTGAAAACCGTCGCGGCTTTGTTGCTATTGTAGGCGAAGTCGGGACTGGCAAGACGACTATTCTGCAGGCATATCTGGATACAGTGGACAAAGAGTCCACTTCAGTCATCTATGTCTACGATCCCCAGGTCACGTTCGAAGAACTGATAGTTTTTGTCGCCGCAGAGCTCGGCATCACTATCAGGGAGGGCGCCTCACGTTCGGCAATCGTTACCGAAATCCACTTTGCGCTGGTGCGGGCGTTCCGAAGTGGTCGCACCGTCATTTTGGTGATTGACGAAGCACAAAATATACCGGTTACAACTCTCGAATCACTGCGTTTGCTGTCTAATATTGAGACCAAGCGGTCGAAGCTGTTGCAGATCGTTATGGCCGGGCAACCGGAGCTGGAGCAGCTGCTGGCCCGGCAGGAATTACGTCAGCTGCATCAGCGCATAGCGGTAAAATCGACCATCGTTCCGCTGACTACTGAAGAAAGCCGCGACTACATCAATGATCGAATCGAGGCCGTTGCGCTCGAAAGACGACAAATTTTTGATGAGCGCGCACTCAATAGAATAATAAAGTTTGCCGGAGGGATCCCGCGGCTGATAAATATCGCGTGTGATGCCGTTTTGATGAACGGATACGGTCATGGGGCGTGGATAATCACCGACCAGGTAGCCAAAGAGGCTCTGGCAACACTCGAGCAACCGGCGGCGCGACCGCTGTTACCGTACTGGAAAATTGCTTCCGGCCTTGCCGCGGCGGCACTCGTCGCGCTCGTTACACTTAGGCTCACAACGTTGAGCCAGACACCAACCGCCCAATCGGTCAGCCAGGCGCCGGTCGCGCAGCCTGCCGCCGAAAGGGAACAACACGTATTTGTTGATCCGGTTGTAACGAAATCGCAGCGGGATACGGATACCATGGTAGCGATTGAGCAGAAACCGATAGCGGCGCCGGCGGCAATCGATACGCCAGATGAGGCAACCATTTCCGGGCGCAAGGCCAACGAATCAGATGCTGTGGTAAGCCGAGAGGTGAAATCGGCCCCTGTTTCGGAGAGTGTCCTTGCTGCTATACCGGACAGTGTCTTGCCAGTTGCAGCTCCGTTGGAGTCGGATGCTGTCTTTCGCGTCAAATGGGATCCGGAGAACCTGCCGGACGCCGGATTTCCAATGCAGCGGCTTATCCGTCGCGGTGAAATGATTTCGCAAATTTGCCTCGACATTTATGGCTTTGCCGGGCCGGAACTTTATGACCTGCTGCGCAAACGCAACAGTGGACTGTCGGACATCCATGATATTTCGCCCGGACAAACCATCGTTCTGCCGCGGTTAACTGCGGAGTTGCAATCACTACGCGAGCAGTACATAAAAAGAAAATTGCGTCGCCGGGCCCGCCGTATGGCGGATGCGTCATGA
- a CDS encoding amidohydrolase family protein, whose product MKFFDSLIHVQPDGGWLNNKDDSGIDRLLQDIDGRDYRACLVAIAGYQRNEDLVTLSMQHPELFVPIAGFNPVAYDSTAERQSALTSLAATGFPGIKLHPRLNEYDPLDPCCLETIEYAGQAGLIVFLDTLFRQKGRVTAYAPDVVDRIVNDCNPQRLVLLHGGASSLLDMFEMVRMHENLILDLSFTLMRYAGSSLDQDLAFVCRELDQRVVVGSDYPEYLPSDARQRIGTLMDGLPLAKRENVLYANLERLFAGWGGLKSNRI is encoded by the coding sequence ATGAAGTTCTTCGACTCTCTCATCCATGTACAGCCAGACGGCGGGTGGCTTAATAACAAAGACGATTCGGGCATCGACCGATTGTTGCAGGACATCGACGGCCGCGACTATCGGGCCTGTCTGGTAGCAATCGCCGGGTATCAACGCAACGAAGACCTGGTTACGTTATCGATGCAGCATCCGGAATTGTTCGTACCGATTGCCGGCTTCAATCCAGTGGCGTATGACAGCACCGCTGAGCGCCAAAGCGCACTGACAAGCCTGGCCGCTACCGGTTTTCCCGGTATCAAGCTGCACCCGCGCCTGAATGAGTATGATCCCCTGGATCCATGCTGCCTGGAGACCATTGAGTACGCCGGCCAGGCGGGACTGATCGTGTTTCTGGATACTTTGTTTCGCCAGAAAGGCCGGGTTACGGCGTACGCGCCAGACGTCGTCGATCGCATTGTCAATGACTGTAATCCTCAACGCCTGGTTTTACTGCATGGCGGCGCCTCGTCCCTGCTGGATATGTTTGAGATGGTCCGAATGCACGAAAACCTGATTCTGGATCTTTCTTTCACGCTGATGCGTTATGCGGGCAGTTCACTCGACCAGGACCTGGCCTTTGTCTGTCGCGAGCTTGATCAAAGGGTGGTTGTTGGTTCTGACTATCCTGAGTATCTGCCGAGCGATGCACGCCAGCGAATCGGGACGTTGATGGACGGGCTGCCGTTAGCAAAACGTGAAAACGTGCTCTACGCTAACCTGGAGCGACTGTTCGCTGGCTGGGGCGGATTAAAGAGCAACCGGATCTGA
- a CDS encoding polysaccharide export protein, with protein sequence MREGAIMRTFRFAAPVGCFLILLAACAVSPSPPPVPLEQLTAPVEDFPEYVIQPGDELEIRFMTAPELDDILIVRPDGLITLPYIPAIRATGLTPEQLDAELTEKFASQLIDPDVHITVRSFGGQRVFVGGQVRRPGVVEFTAPITVLEAVIAAGGLTDDADADEILLIRRGEDNRPFSVKANAPETRVYRLAAADVVYVPRSRIADRVRFVDQYIRQLLLFGGFRIGFGYDLNDPES encoded by the coding sequence ATGAGAGAGGGCGCCATCATGAGGACATTCCGCTTTGCTGCACCTGTAGGATGCTTCCTGATACTGCTTGCGGCCTGTGCCGTGTCTCCGTCGCCGCCACCTGTGCCGCTGGAACAGTTGACGGCGCCGGTCGAAGATTTCCCGGAGTACGTAATTCAGCCGGGTGATGAGCTGGAAATCCGTTTCATGACGGCTCCGGAGCTCGACGACATATTGATCGTTCGGCCAGATGGTCTGATTACACTGCCCTATATCCCTGCAATACGCGCAACAGGATTGACGCCGGAACAGCTCGATGCTGAATTGACCGAAAAATTTGCCAGTCAATTAATCGACCCGGATGTCCATATCACTGTTCGTTCGTTCGGCGGGCAGCGAGTCTTCGTCGGCGGACAGGTACGGCGTCCAGGCGTCGTGGAGTTTACCGCTCCGATCACAGTGCTTGAGGCGGTGATCGCTGCAGGGGGCCTTACGGACGACGCGGATGCCGATGAAATACTTCTGATTCGTCGTGGCGAGGACAACAGGCCATTTTCGGTGAAAGCCAATGCACCCGAAACACGTGTGTATCGGCTGGCCGCCGCGGATGTTGTTTACGTGCCTCGTAGTCGTATCGCAGACAGGGTACGGTTTGTTGATCAGTACATTCGGCAGCTGCTGCTGTTCGGTGGCTTCAGAATCGGCTTTGGTTACGATCTGAACGATCCTGAAAGCTGA
- the rffA gene encoding dTDP-4-amino-4,6-dideoxygalactose transaminase, which yields MKYRIGFNRTSLQGSEIEYISQAVSSGEIAGDQTFSRKCQNLLERELDVPKVLVTSSCTHALEIAALLLDIQPGDEVIMPSFTFVSTANAFVLRGARPIFCDIRSDTLNLDERQLEAHVTERTRAVVPVHYAGVGCEMDDICTIAENHGIAVVEDNAHGLFARYHGRPLGTFGALGTQSFHETKNITCGEGGALLVNAPDLVTRAEIIREKGTNRASFFRGEVDKYSWLEVGSSYVMSDVLAAFLYGQLEKWREIQQRRREIWQCYHEQLSSWASSNSVQQPYVPEHCEQAWHLYYLIMPSEQTRSAFIEHMTQRGIHVVFHYLPLHRSEYALRSNIVAECPVTDRISDCLIRLPFYTAMSQRDQDDVIEAILDFQP from the coding sequence ATGAAATACCGGATCGGTTTCAACCGCACGTCGCTGCAGGGGAGTGAGATTGAATATATCTCACAGGCCGTGTCCTCCGGCGAGATCGCAGGCGACCAGACTTTTTCACGCAAGTGCCAGAACTTGCTGGAACGCGAACTCGATGTCCCCAAGGTGCTCGTCACATCGTCGTGCACGCATGCGCTTGAGATCGCGGCGCTGTTGCTGGACATTCAGCCCGGCGACGAAGTAATAATGCCGTCGTTTACCTTTGTGTCGACGGCAAACGCATTTGTGTTGCGAGGCGCGCGCCCCATATTTTGCGATATCAGGTCAGACACCCTGAACCTGGACGAACGGCAGCTCGAAGCTCATGTCACGGAGCGCACCAGGGCTGTAGTTCCGGTGCATTACGCCGGTGTTGGTTGTGAAATGGACGACATCTGCACAATTGCAGAGAATCATGGCATTGCGGTGGTGGAAGACAATGCTCATGGACTGTTTGCCCGCTACCACGGACGCCCGTTGGGTACATTCGGCGCTCTGGGCACGCAGAGTTTCCACGAAACCAAGAACATCACCTGCGGTGAAGGTGGGGCCTTGCTGGTCAATGCCCCGGACCTGGTAACCCGGGCAGAAATTATCCGGGAAAAGGGTACTAACCGGGCAAGTTTTTTTCGTGGCGAAGTAGACAAATACTCGTGGCTGGAAGTTGGCAGTAGTTATGTGATGAGCGATGTGCTCGCCGCATTTCTCTATGGCCAGCTCGAAAAATGGCGTGAAATTCAGCAACGACGACGGGAAATCTGGCAGTGTTACCACGAGCAATTGAGCTCATGGGCAAGCTCTAACAGTGTGCAGCAACCCTATGTTCCGGAACACTGCGAACAGGCATGGCACCTGTACTATCTCATCATGCCTTCAGAGCAGACCCGTAGCGCATTCATTGAACACATGACTCAGCGGGGCATACACGTTGTCTTTCATTACCTGCCTCTGCACCGGTCAGAGTACGCTTTGCGATCGAACATTGTCGCGGAATGTCCGGTTACTGATCGCATCAGCGATTGCCTGATCCGGTTACCGTTTTATACCGCCATGAGTCAGCGTGACCAGGATGATGTGATCGAGGCTATTCTGGACTTCCAGCCCTGA